Proteins encoded together in one bacterium window:
- the lptC gene encoding LPS export ABC transporter periplasmic protein LptC: MPSGAGRGGRGIAYAAGWTAATLVLSAALVYFGLTSRSGVREEIPQAELKAGLGKRTFDPNNPPAFTVERAELVLSDKDGKPKLRLETDRIVGENQVLSVREVTARFALEKEDELVIEARDCKYFLEGKEAVIEGDVRGSVAARGQAFSARKLSWSEESAAIKAHDVVMTDPQFTTRGDSMTIDLESGKIDLTGGVTLDI, translated from the coding sequence GTGCCGTCCGGAGCAGGACGGGGAGGACGCGGCATCGCGTACGCGGCCGGATGGACGGCGGCAACGCTTGTGCTTTCGGCGGCGCTCGTTTATTTCGGCCTAACCTCGAGGTCGGGTGTGCGCGAGGAGATTCCGCAGGCGGAGCTTAAGGCCGGCCTCGGCAAGCGCACGTTCGACCCCAACAACCCGCCCGCGTTCACCGTGGAGCGCGCGGAGCTTGTGTTGTCCGACAAGGACGGGAAGCCCAAGCTGCGGCTCGAAACCGACCGAATCGTAGGCGAAAACCAGGTGCTGTCGGTAAGGGAAGTGACCGCCCGGTTCGCGCTGGAAAAGGAAGACGAACTGGTGATCGAAGCGCGGGATTGCAAGTATTTCCTGGAAGGAAAGGAAGCGGTGATCGAAGGCGACGTGCGCGGCAGCGTCGCGGCGCGCGGGCAGGCGTTTTCGGCGCGCAAGCTTAGCTGGAGCGAGGAGAGCGCGGCGATCAAAGCGCACGACGTGGTGATGACAGACCCGCAGTTCACCACGCGCGGCGACTCGATGACTATTGATCTCGAATCGGGAAAGATCGACCTGACCGGGGGAGTGACCCTGGACATCTGA
- a CDS encoding LemA family protein has product MDGVVIAGIVLVVLVLIGIFWWIGTYNGLVRKRQDVKASWAQIDVQLKKRYDLVPNLVETVKGYAAHERETLENVTKARQQAIDASNVKDQVAAENFLSSTLKSLFALSEAYPDLKANQNFLMLQEELSGIESKIAYARQHYNDVVMVYETGRMQFPASIVAGSAGFGPEEYFEIELAEEREAPKVSFGK; this is encoded by the coding sequence GTGGACGGTGTTGTAATCGCTGGAATCGTACTTGTCGTACTCGTTCTCATCGGCATCTTCTGGTGGATCGGGACGTACAACGGCCTCGTGCGCAAGCGCCAGGACGTCAAGGCGTCGTGGGCGCAGATAGACGTGCAGCTCAAGAAGCGCTACGACCTCGTCCCCAACCTGGTCGAGACCGTCAAGGGCTACGCCGCGCACGAGCGGGAAACTCTGGAAAACGTGACGAAGGCCCGCCAGCAGGCGATAGACGCGTCGAACGTGAAGGACCAGGTCGCTGCCGAAAACTTCCTTTCCTCCACGCTCAAGAGCCTTTTCGCGCTGAGCGAAGCTTATCCCGACCTAAAAGCCAACCAGAATTTCCTGATGCTCCAGGAGGAGCTGTCCGGAATCGAATCCAAAATCGCGTACGCCCGCCAGCATTACAACGACGTGGTTATGGTGTACGAAACGGGAAGGATGCAGTTCCCGGCAAGCATCGTCGCCGGCTCCGCGGGCTTCGGTCCGGAGGAGTACTTCGAAATCGAGCTGGCCGAGGAGCGCGAAGCGCCGAAGGTGAGCTTCGGCAAATAA